Proteins encoded together in one Triticum dicoccoides isolate Atlit2015 ecotype Zavitan chromosome 7B, WEW_v2.0, whole genome shotgun sequence window:
- the LOC119336372 gene encoding ribonucleoside-diphosphate reductase large subunit has protein sequence MYVVKRDGRTETVHFDKITARLKKLSYGLSQEHCDPVLVAQKVCAGVYKGVTTSQLDELAAETAAALTASHPDYASLAARIAVSNLHKNTKKSFSETIKDMYLHYNERSGLLSPLIAEDIYEVIMKNAARLDSEIIYDRDFDYDYFGFKTLERSYLLKLGGVVVERPQHMLMRVSVGIHKDDIDSAIRTYHLMSQRWFTHASPTLFNAGTPRPQLSSCFLICMKDDSIEGIYDTLKECAVISKSAGGIGVSVHNIRAIGSYIRGTNGTSNGIVPMLRVFNDTARYVDQGGGKRKGAFAVYLEPWHADIFEFLDLRKNHGKEENRARDLFFALWVPDLFMQRVQNNEDWSLFCPNEAPGLADCWGEKFEELYKKYEKAGKAKKVIPAQTLWFDILKAQIETGTPYMLYKDSCNRKSNQQNLGTIKSSNLCTEIIEFTSPEETAVCNLASIALPRFVREKGVPIESHPSKLAGSNGSKNRYFDFDKLGEVTSTVTFNLNKIIDMNYYPVETARRSNMRHRPIGIGVQGLADTFMLLGMAFDSPEAQQLNRDIFETIYYHALKASAELAAKEGPYETYEGSPVSKGIIQPDMWNVVPSTRWNWPTLRETISNVGVRNSLLVAPMPTASTSQILGNNECFEPYTSNIYSRRVLSGEFVVVNKHLLHDLTEMGIWTPALKNKIIYEDGSIQKMEEIPDDLKAIYKTVWEIKQKTLVDMAVDRGCYIDQSQSLNVHMDQPNFAKLTSLHFHAWSKGLKTGMYYLRTRAAADAIKFTVDTGFLKVNGDANGTNGKLAEEDDEAKMAQVVCSLNNREECLACGS, from the exons ATGTACGTCGTGAAGCGGGACGGGCGGACGGAGACGGTGCACTTCGACAAGATCACGGCGCGGCTCAAGAAGCTCAGCTACGGGCTCAGCCAGGAGCACTGCGACCCGGTGCTCGTCGCGCAGAAGGTCTGCGCGGGCGTCTACAAGGGCGTCACCACCAGCCAGCTCGACGAGCTCGCCGCCGAGACCGCCGCCGCGCTCACCGCCTCCCACCCCGACTATGCCTCC CTCGCGGCGAGGATTGCTGTGTCCAACCTGCACAAGAACACCAAGAAGTCCTTCTCCGAGAC GATTAAGGACATGTACCTGCACTACAACGAGAGATCTGGGCTGCTGTCTCCGCTGATTGCCGAGGATATCTATGAAGTCATCATGAAG AACGCCGCTCGCTTGGACAGCGAGATAATCTATGACAGGGACTTTGATTATGACTACTTCGGTTTCAAGACTCTGGAGAGGTCCTACCTCCTGAAGCTTGGTGGGGTTGTCGTGGAAAGGCCGCAGCACATGTTAATGAGGGTTTCAGTAGGGATACACAAGGATGACATTGATTCTGCCATCAGAACTTACCATCTCATGTCCCAACGCTGGTTTACTCATGCTTCGCCAACCCTTTTCAATGCTGGCACCCCGAGGCCACAG TTGAGCAGCTGTTTCCTTATCTGCATGAAAGATGACAGCATTGAGGGAATCTATGATACTCTGAAGGAATGTGCTGTCATAAGTAAATCTGCTGGAGGAATTGGTGTTTCTGTTCACAATATTCGTGCTATTGGGAGCTATATTCGAGGAACAAATGGAACATCCAATGGGATTGTTCCTATGTTACGTGTCTTCAATGATACTGCTCGTTATGTAGATCAAGGTGGAGGCAAGAGAAAGG GTGCCTTTGCTGTATACCTGGAGCCCTGGCATGCTGATATTTTTGAGTTCCTTGATCTGAGAAAGAACCATGGCAAG GAGGAGAACCGTGCAAGGGATCTTTTCTTTGCTCTCTGGGTTCCTGATCTATTCATGCAAAGAGTACAAAATAACGAGGACTGGTCCCTTTTTTGTCCCAATGAAGCTCCGGGGTTGGCTGATTGCTGGGGTGAGAAGTTTGAGGAATTGTACAAGAAATATGAAAAAGCA GGCAAGGCGAAAAAGGTTATTCCGGCACAGACCCTCTGGTTTGACATTTTGAAGGCACAGATAGAAACTGGCACACCTTATATGCTCTATAAG GATTCATGCAATAGGAAAAGTAACCAGCAGAATCTGGGCACAATCAAATCTTCAAACTTGTGCACTGAGATAATTGAGTTCACAAGTCCTGAGGAAACTGCTGTCTGCAACCTAGCATCTATTGCTTTACCACGTTTTGTAAGGGAAAAG GGTGTCCCAATAGAGTCCCATCCATCCAAGCTTGCTGGTAGCAATGGATCAAAAAATAGATACTTTGACTTTGACAAGCTAGGCGAG GTTACTTCAACTGTTACTTTCAATCTAAACAAAATAATTGATATGAACTATTATCCGGTTGAAACCGCAAGGAGGTCTAATATGCGACACAGGCCAATTGGCATAGGAGTTCAGGGCTTGGCAGACACATTCATGTTACTTGGCATGGCATTTGATTCACCTGAG GCTCAGCAATTGAATAGGGATATTTTTGAAACTATTTACTACCATGCTCTGAAAGCTTCCGCTGAACTGGCGGCTAAAGAAGGCCCTTATGAAACATATGAAGGGAGCCCTGTCAGCAAG GGCATTATCCAACCTGACATGTGGAATGTAGTGCCATCGACCAGATGGAACTGGCCAACTTTAAGGGAAACTATTTCTAACGTTGGAGTAAGAAACTCTCTTCTGGTGGCTCCAATGCCCACTGCTTCCACTAGTCAGATTCTTGGCAACAATGAGTGCTTTGAACCCTACACATCTAACATATACAGTCGGCGGGTTCTAAG TGGGGAGTTTGTTGTGGTTAACAAGCATCTTCTCCATGACTTGACTGAGATGGGTATCTGGACACCTGCTCTGAAAAACAAGATAATTTATGAAGATGGTTCTATTCAGAAGATGGAAGAAATCCCAGATGATCTTAAAGCAATTTACAA GACTGTTTGGGAGATTAAGCAGAAAACTCTGGTTGACATGGCTGTTGATCGTGGATGCTACATCGACCAGAGCCAGAGCCTTAATGTCCACATGGATCAACCAAACTTTGCAAAGCTTACTTCGTTGCATTTCCATGCTTGGTCCAAG GGCCTGAAAACTGGGATGTACTATTTGAGAACAAGGGCAGCTGCTGATGCAATCAAGTTCACTGTGGATACTGGCTTTCTGAAGGTCAATGGG GATGCTAATGGCACTAATGGCAAACtagcagaggaagacgacgaagcCAAAATGGCGCAGGTCGTCTGCTCCTTGAACAACCGGGAAGAATGCCTGGCATGCGGGAGTTAG
- the LOC119337616 gene encoding uncharacterized protein LOC119337616: MLTSLKTLVAEGLNGVVGLGGEGDVEWQHPVEHLVVQESRSASGKDLTELLSHLPRLSQLRIIKCEITQLAVGVDLQHTTSVTTSEVEQEKEDDGLLLFPAHLSDSLRQLVIEECPELVLVDTPSTSVPARGGGGLQALRSLQRLQIRFSPKFLLSVGLFSSPSLQVLEISGAEGMETLEQLSNLTSLIQLELWYCGEDLRCKGLGPLLTAGGQLRELTVLGSARFFAGWDHNPRRVLQDEGGEEQELQQLVSTPSSSKLHKLWTDDPVGLLAAPIHSFLSLTHMCLRGDEKTERFTKGQEDNLHLLASLQQLMFDAFGKLQQLPEGLHKLTNLNKLVVWSCPVVRSLPKDGLPKSLQELDVSYCGNEELKQ; encoded by the coding sequence ATGCTAACCTCACTGAAGACATTGGTTGCAGAGGGTTTGAATGGTGTGGTTGGGCTAGGAGGTGAGGGTGATGTGGAATGGCAGCATCCTGTTGAGCATCTTGTTGTCCAGGAATCACGCAGTGCTAGTGGGAAGGACTTGACAGAGCTCCTCTCCCACCTCCCAAGGCTCTCCCAATTGAGGATCATAAAGTGTGAAATAACACAACTGGCAGTGGGGGTGGATCTGCAACACACAACGTCAGTAACAACATCAGAGGTGGAGCAGGAGAAAGAAGACGATGGGCTGCTGCTCTTCCCAGCCCATCTCTCTGACTCACTACGGCAGTTGGTTATCGAGGAATGCCCAGAGCTGGTCCTGGTGGACACCCCTTCAACTTCTGTTCCTGCCCGAGGTGGAGGTGGGCTCCAAGCCCTGCGATCCCTCCAGAGGTTACAAATTCGGTTCAGCCCCAAGTTCCTCTTATCCGTTGGCTTGTTTTCATCTCCTTCCTTGCAAGTCCTTGAGATTTCCGGTGCGGAAGGCATGGAGACGCTGGAGCAGCTCTCAAACCTCACCTCTCTCATCCAGTTAGAATTGTGGTATTGCGGAGAGGATCTAAGATGCAAGGGCCTGGGGCCTCTCCTTACCGCTGGGGGACAGCTCAGAGAATTGACCGTCCTTGGCAGTGCTAGATTCTTTGCTGGATGGGATCACAATCCCAGGCGGGTGCTGCAGGATGAAGGAGGAGAAGAgcaggagctgcaacaacttgtttCCACCCCGAGTTCATCCAAACTGCATAAGCTTTGGACAGATGACCCTGTGGGACTCCTTGCTGCGCCCATCCACAGTTTCCTGTCCCTCACCCACATGTGCCTTCGAGGGGACGAAAAGACTGAGCGCTTCACCAAGGGGCAAGAGGATAACCTTCACCTCCTTGCCTCCCTACAGCAACTCATGTTTGATGCATTCGGCAAGCTTCAGCAACTCcctgaagggctgcacaagcttacCAACCTCAATAAGTTAGTGGTCTGGTCATGTCCGGTCGTCCGGTCACTACCCAAGGATGGCCTCCCCAAATCACTTCAAGAATTGGATGTCAGCTACTGCGGCAACGAAGAGCTAAAACAATAG